Proteins from one Rosa chinensis cultivar Old Blush chromosome 7, RchiOBHm-V2, whole genome shotgun sequence genomic window:
- the LOC112179047 gene encoding uncharacterized protein LOC112179047 isoform X1, translating into MSSTPKKRPKPKPRPHSSPSSIPLLLEPPPSLFPTKDEFLRLIAVLAIATSVAFTFNFFYSALFNPYSKPFCDGPDDSLDFISDYCEPCPSHGRCHEGQLECDQGYKKHGKLCVEDGVIQDTATKLVERVEFRLCKAYAEFLCYGTGTIWVEQNDIWNDLDKNELAEHVGSDNAIYMYAKQRAMEMINKMLDRRTNSLGVKELKCPDMLAERYKPSSCRIRQWTSEHALLIFPVCAALLGLTLLLRKFHQRQYLSTRVDELYQEICEELEEKALMNRANDKCEPWVVASALRDSLLSLKERKNPVLWKKVEELIQEDSRVDRYPKLVKGESKVVWEWQVEGSLSSSRKSRKGEASKLKSSKGTERSPDQHLHSLKADQRQLNFDTTMLRQ; encoded by the exons ATGTCTTCGACTCCAAAGAAGCGCCCTAAACCCAAACCCAGGCCTcactcttctccttcttcgaTTCCATTACTCCTCGAACCTCCTCCGAGTCTCTTCCCCACCAAGGACGAGTTTCTCAGGCTCATAGCAGTCCTCGCCATCGCTACCTCCGTCGCTTTCACCTTCAATTTCTTCTACTCCGCTCTCTTCAACCCCTACTCCAAGCCCTTCTGCGATGGCCCCGACGACTCCCTCGACTTCATCTCCG ATTATTGTGAGCCGTGTCCGAGTCATGGACGATGCCATGAAGGCCAGTTGGAATGTGATCAAGGATATAAAAAGCATGGGAAGTTATGCGTAGAAGATGGAGTTATTCAGGACACGGCTACGAAACTT GTGGAAAGGGTAGAATTTCGTCTTTGTAAAGCGTATGCTGAATTTTTGTGCTATGGGACTGGAACAATTTGG GTTGAACAGAATGACATATGGAATGACTTAGATAAGAATGAGCTGGCGGAACATGTTGGCTCAGACAATGCAATTTATATGTATGCAAAACAAAGGGCAATGGAGATGATTAATAAAATGTTGGACAGAAGGACAAATTCTCTGGG GGTCAAAGAGTTGAAGTGTCCTGACATGCTAGCAGAACGCTACAAACCATCTTCCTGTCGCATCCGTCAATGGACCTCTGAGCATGCATTACTTATTTTTCCAGTTTGCGCAGCG CTTCTGGGATTGACGTTGTTACTTCGGAAATTCCACCAAAGGCAGTATCTATCGACTAGAGTTGACGAGCTTTACCAAGAG ATCTGTGAAGAGCTCGAGGAGAAAGCCTTGATGAATAGAGCGAATGATAAATGTGAACCATGGGTTGTTGCCTCTGCATTGCGTGATTCTCTTCTTTCCCTGAAAGAGAGGAAGAACCCTGTATTGTGGAAAAAG GTAGAAGAGTTGATTCAGGAAGATTCCCGTGTGGATCGTTATCCAAAGTTGGTGAAAggtgaatcaaaagtagtatgGGAATGGCAAG TTGAAGGATCTTTGAGCTCTTCGAGGAAAAGTAGAAAGGGTGAGGCTAGCAAATTGAAGTCCAGCAAAGGTACAGAAAGAAGTCCTGATCAACATCTCCATTCACTCAAGGCTG ACCAAAGGCAATTGAATTTTGATACAACGATGTTGAGGCAGTGA
- the LOC112179047 gene encoding uncharacterized protein LOC112179047 isoform X2, with the protein MSSTPKKRPKPKPRPHSSPSSIPLLLEPPPSLFPTKDEFLRLIAVLAIATSVAFTFNFFYSALFNPYSKPFCDGPDDSLDFISDYCEPCPSHGRCHEGQLECDQGYKKHGKLCVEDGVIQVERVEFRLCKAYAEFLCYGTGTIWVEQNDIWNDLDKNELAEHVGSDNAIYMYAKQRAMEMINKMLDRRTNSLGVKELKCPDMLAERYKPSSCRIRQWTSEHALLIFPVCAALLGLTLLLRKFHQRQYLSTRVDELYQEICEELEEKALMNRANDKCEPWVVASALRDSLLSLKERKNPVLWKKVEELIQEDSRVDRYPKLVKGESKVVWEWQVEGSLSSSRKSRKGEASKLKSSKGTERSPDQHLHSLKADQRQLNFDTTMLRQ; encoded by the exons ATGTCTTCGACTCCAAAGAAGCGCCCTAAACCCAAACCCAGGCCTcactcttctccttcttcgaTTCCATTACTCCTCGAACCTCCTCCGAGTCTCTTCCCCACCAAGGACGAGTTTCTCAGGCTCATAGCAGTCCTCGCCATCGCTACCTCCGTCGCTTTCACCTTCAATTTCTTCTACTCCGCTCTCTTCAACCCCTACTCCAAGCCCTTCTGCGATGGCCCCGACGACTCCCTCGACTTCATCTCCG ATTATTGTGAGCCGTGTCCGAGTCATGGACGATGCCATGAAGGCCAGTTGGAATGTGATCAAGGATATAAAAAGCATGGGAAGTTATGCGTAGAAGATGGAGTTATTCAG GTGGAAAGGGTAGAATTTCGTCTTTGTAAAGCGTATGCTGAATTTTTGTGCTATGGGACTGGAACAATTTGG GTTGAACAGAATGACATATGGAATGACTTAGATAAGAATGAGCTGGCGGAACATGTTGGCTCAGACAATGCAATTTATATGTATGCAAAACAAAGGGCAATGGAGATGATTAATAAAATGTTGGACAGAAGGACAAATTCTCTGGG GGTCAAAGAGTTGAAGTGTCCTGACATGCTAGCAGAACGCTACAAACCATCTTCCTGTCGCATCCGTCAATGGACCTCTGAGCATGCATTACTTATTTTTCCAGTTTGCGCAGCG CTTCTGGGATTGACGTTGTTACTTCGGAAATTCCACCAAAGGCAGTATCTATCGACTAGAGTTGACGAGCTTTACCAAGAG ATCTGTGAAGAGCTCGAGGAGAAAGCCTTGATGAATAGAGCGAATGATAAATGTGAACCATGGGTTGTTGCCTCTGCATTGCGTGATTCTCTTCTTTCCCTGAAAGAGAGGAAGAACCCTGTATTGTGGAAAAAG GTAGAAGAGTTGATTCAGGAAGATTCCCGTGTGGATCGTTATCCAAAGTTGGTGAAAggtgaatcaaaagtagtatgGGAATGGCAAG TTGAAGGATCTTTGAGCTCTTCGAGGAAAAGTAGAAAGGGTGAGGCTAGCAAATTGAAGTCCAGCAAAGGTACAGAAAGAAGTCCTGATCAACATCTCCATTCACTCAAGGCTG ACCAAAGGCAATTGAATTTTGATACAACGATGTTGAGGCAGTGA
- the LOC112176648 gene encoding probable methyltransferase PMT14 has product MGSKQNPPGNRTRRTLSIFVVIALCCFFYLLGAWQKSGLGKADKIAFEVPKQTECNVFSTNLNFETHHNDVEIIERSEPKAKEFKPCDPQYRDYTPCQEQDRAMKFPRENMVYRERHCPPEEEKLHCLIPAPKGYITPFPWPKSRDYAHYANVPYKHLAVEKAVQNWVEFQGNVFKFPGGGTMFPHGADAYIDELASVIPIADGSVRTALDTGCGVASWGAYLLKRNILAMSFAPKDNHEAQVQFALERGVPAVIGVLGSIRLPYPSRAFDMSQCSRCLIPWAANDGMYLKEVDRVLRPGGYWILSGPPINWKTYYKTWKRSKEDVQGEQRKIEELAESLCWEKKYEKGDIAIWKKKANTKSCKRESVNICRTKDADDVWYKKMDTCVTPPSANEVPVGQVKFPARLYAVPPRIANGLVAGVTTESYQEDIKLWKKQVNSYKRINKLIGTTRYRNVMDMNAGLGGFAAALESRKSWVMNVVPSIAKNTLGVVYERGLIGIYHDWCEGFSTYPRTYDLIHASGVFSLYRNECEAEDILLEMDRILRPEGTVILRDEVDVLNKVKKIAGGMRWDTKMMDHEDGPLVPEKILVVVKQYWVENSGNSTSSDD; this is encoded by the exons ATGGGGTCTAAGCAGAATCCTCCAGGAAACAGAACAAGACGCACATTGTCTATATTTGTTGTGATTGCTCTGTGCTGTTTCTTCTACCTTCTTGGAGCATGGCAAAAGAGTGGTTTGGGCAAAGCAGATAAGATAGCATTCGAAGTACCCAAGCAGACTGAGTGCAATGTCTTTAGTACtaatttgaactttgaaacgCATCACAATGACGTGGAGATAATCGAACGCTCTGAACCAAAGGCCAAGGAGTTCAAGCCTTGTGATCCTCAGTACAGGGATTATACTCCTTGCCAAGAGCAAGACCGAGCAATGAAGTTCCCAAGGGAAAATATGGTATACAGGGAAAGACATTGTCCCCCAGAAGAGGAAAAATTGCACTGTCTTATTCCAGCACCCAAAGGGTATATTACTCCATTTCCCTGGCCTAAAAGCCGTGACTATGCCCACTATGCTAATGTCCCTTATAAACACCTGGCAGTTGAGAAAGCTGTTCAGAACTGGGTAGAGTTTCAGGGTAATGTTTTTAAATTCCCAGGTGGAGGAACAATGTTCCCTCACGGTGCTGATGCATATATTGATGAACTTGCATCAGTTATTCCAATTGCAGATGGCTCTGTGAGAACAGCATTGGATACTGGATGTGGG GTTGCAAGCTGGGGTGCATACTTGCTGAAGAGAAATATATTAGCTATGTCATTTGCACCAAAGGACAATCATGAAGCACAAGTTCAGTTTGCATTGGAGCGAGGTGTGCCTGCAGTTATTGGTGTTCTTGGATCAATACGTCTTCCATACCCATCTAGGGCCTTTGATATGTCTCAGTGCTCTCGATGTCTGATTCCATGGGCTGCTAATG ATGGGATGTACCTAAAAGAAGTTGACCGGGTCCTTAGACCTGGGGGATATTGGATCTTGTCTGGACCTCCAATTAATTGGAAGACTTACTACAAAACGTGGAAGAGGTCTAAGGAGGATGTCCAGGGAGAGCAAAGGAAGATTGAAGAACTAGCTGAAAGTCTGTGTTGGGAGAAAAAGTACGAGAAAGGAGATATTGCCATCTGGAAGAAGAAAGCTAATACGAAATCCTGCAAAAGAGAGTCTGTCAATATATGCCGAACAAAGGATGCTGATGATGTCTG GTACAAGAAAATGGACACATGCGTAACCCCTCCCAGTGCAAATGAAGTACCTGTGGGGCAGGTGAAGTTTCCTGCAAGGCTTTATGCAGTCCCTCCTCGAATAGCTAATGGATTAGTTGCAGGGGTGACAACTGAATCTTATCAAGAAGACATTAAACTTtggaaaaagcaagtaaattcGTACAAAAGAATCAACAAATTAATTGGCACTACAAGATATAGGAATGTGATGGATATGAATGCTGGCCTGGGAGGATTTGCAGCAGCCCTTGAATCACGGAAGTCTTGGGTTATGAATGTTGTACCCTCAATAGCAAAGAACACTTTAGGTGTTGTTTATGAGAGAGGTCTAATCGGCATATACCATGACTG GTGTGAAGGCTTCTCTACATATCCAAGGACATATGACCTTATTCATGCCAGTGGGGTGTTCAGCTTGTACAGGAATGA GTGTGAAGCGGAAGACATCCTGTTGGAGATGGATCGCATCTTGCGGCCTGAAGGGACAGTCATCTTAAGGGATGAGGTCGATGTCCTGAACAAGGTGAAGAAGATTGCTGGGGGTATGAGATGGGATACCAAAATGATGGACCATGAGGATGGACCTCTTGTACCTGAGAAGATACTGGTTGTTGTTAAACAGTACTGGGTTGAAAACAGCGGAAACAGCACATCCAGTGATGACTAA